The Acetomicrobium sp. S15 = DSM 107314 nucleotide sequence CTACAGTGGCGTTGTATCGTTTTCCTGACGTATACACTCGCCTCCACGGAACGACCAAATGCACAACCTTTGGCTCCATATTCACGTCGGCAGCTGTGGTGGTATATGCCCTCTACAAGTACGGAAGCACGGGAGACGGGCGATTCTTGGCGCTCTTCATCCACGTGGTGATTGCGGTTTTGGCAATTTTGATCACAAACGCCACTGGTGGTCATGCCATAGCCAGGGCAGCCCATAGGAGCGGAGTCAAACCTGCCATGGCCGTGGTGGATCGCCTGGCCGAGAGAGAAAGAAAGGGCGGTGTCGCTAATGGCTGACGTATTGCATGCAGCTGTGCTGATCCTCATAGTGGTGTCGGCCTTTTTTGCGGCGTGGTTCAGAGATCTATTGGCGGCCGTGGTCTCGCTTGCGATTATGAGCCTCGTGATTTCATTGGAATTCTATATCCTGCAGGCTCCCGACGTGGCTATAGCCGAGGCTGGAATAGGAGCCGGCCTCTCCACGGCTATATACATGATCGCCCTGCGGGCGTGCAAGCGCACCAGGAGGTGAAGCGCATGAGAGGATGGCGAATCTTTTATCTATTGGGGCTCATGGTGATGTGCGGACTCTTCTTCGGAGCGCTTCAGGATATCCACCCCTTCGGTGAGCCCTTGGAACCCGCTATGGACGACTATTTCCTGGAACGCGCTCAAGAAGAAAGGGCGGCCAACAACGTGGTCACCTCTATAGTCTTCGACTACAGGGGCTTCGACACATTGGGAGAGGCTGCGGTGCTGTTTACGGCCGTTACATCCGTGGTAGCGCTTTTTAGAAAGGGAGGTCATGAGCGATGAATCCCCTTTCCGTAATA carries:
- the mnhG gene encoding monovalent cation/H(+) antiporter subunit G is translated as MYAIAFLLLAICLFIGLAFNCLATVALYRFPDVYTRLHGTTKCTTFGSIFTSAAVVVYALYKYGSTGDGRFLALFIHVVIAVLAILITNATGGHAIARAAHRSGVKPAMAVVDRLAERERKGGVANG
- a CDS encoding hydrogenase subunit MbhD domain-containing protein: MADVLHAAVLILIVVSAFFAAWFRDLLAAVVSLAIMSLVISLEFYILQAPDVAIAEAGIGAGLSTAIYMIALRACKRTRR
- the mbhE gene encoding hydrogen gas-evolving membrane-bound hydrogenase subunit E, yielding MRGWRIFYLLGLMVMCGLFFGALQDIHPFGEPLEPAMDDYFLERAQEERAANNVVTSIVFDYRGFDTLGEAAVLFTAVTSVVALFRKGGHER